From a region of the Candidatus Lokiarchaeota archaeon genome:
- a CDS encoding CRISPR system precrRNA processing endoribonuclease RAMP protein Cas6, translating into MYQLEFTVSSLHSREIRFSGGALRAAFLGLVSDIAPALGKDMHDGNDIRTYAIDPFRFNSDFHTSLDVDEDYKFGVNLLHKTRYKPLVREMIGLENSEIEVFGKRMPVLQIDFKMHHPLQMMHNWTGDNRIKNAPKALITMRFRTPTQLAHLGSEALYLYPDPEKIFPSLLKIWAEVGGKAIPVSTGEYRDWVRTQVYTSRHRIQTYPVKISSTILAIGFIGRVDYTIDNPADPLARLTIGLAQLAELSNIGKHRTAGLGKVNTTVKIDDGNGNMIRCKPN; encoded by the coding sequence GTGTATCAGCTTGAATTCACAGTCTCAAGTCTTCACAGTCGAGAAATCAGGTTCTCCGGCGGCGCACTAAGAGCTGCTTTTCTTGGACTCGTAAGTGACATTGCCCCTGCCCTAGGCAAAGATATGCACGATGGTAATGACATCAGAACCTACGCAATCGATCCATTTCGCTTCAATAGTGATTTTCATACATCCCTAGATGTTGATGAAGACTACAAATTCGGGGTTAATCTCCTCCATAAAACAAGGTACAAACCCCTCGTTCGAGAAATGATCGGGTTGGAGAACTCCGAAATCGAGGTTTTTGGCAAACGGATGCCTGTGCTCCAAATTGATTTCAAGATGCACCACCCTTTGCAGATGATGCACAACTGGACAGGGGACAACAGAATCAAGAATGCCCCCAAGGCCCTCATAACCATGCGATTTCGTACTCCCACGCAGCTAGCGCACCTTGGAAGCGAGGCGCTGTATCTATATCCTGACCCCGAGAAGATATTTCCGTCTCTTCTGAAAATCTGGGCCGAAGTGGGAGGAAAAGCAATACCTGTTTCAACCGGGGAGTATAGGGACTGGGTTCGCACACAGGTTTATACGTCTCGACACAGGATTCAAACATATCCGGTCAAAATCTCTTCTACTATCCTAGCAATCGGATTCATCGGACGAGTAGATTACACGATAGATAATCCCGCGGATCCCTTGGCTAGATTGACAATAGGGTTAGCCCAACTTGCAGAGCTGAGCAACATTGGTAAGCATCGAACCGCTGGTTTGGGGAAAGTCAATACCACAGTCAAAATTGACGATGGTAATGGGAATATGATACGCTGTAAACCGAATTAG